Genomic window (Falco cherrug isolate bFalChe1 chromosome 4, bFalChe1.pri, whole genome shotgun sequence):
CTGCAGTTTTTCCCTAGGATCTCCAATCCCTTTTGgttattgtttctcttttgtttgttgaTCTCCGGAGACTGACCTAGACTGCTACTCTTGAGCCACAGTCTGTGGGGCACCCCTCGAAGAGTCACAGTCCAGGAAAGCACAGCGagatcacgtcggggtcaccaaatTGTTATAAgcgataacaattaaaacaattttatttggAGTTGaatcaatttaggttgagaaacaataagcaaaaccagCGCTGGGTGTGCGGAGAACTCAATTAGTTCCACCACACgcacacctgagtcctaaaagcGGCATCTTTTATGCCCGGATCTCGACCAATCTCCTCTCGCCAGATGTTCGTCCCGCTCTTTCCCCACTGGGCCGTTAGCGTAcgccttctcctcctattgGCTCTCCTGTGGCgcgctttttcaaatctcaaggtctttgtcCTTGAATCATGACTGCGTTTATCACACCCGACAGATGCAGAGGGCTGGAGAAAAGGCACCATCCTTCGGTCTGTGGCAGTGCTTGGTCGTGACTTGGGAGATGGAAAAATTTCTCCCTTTGTTCCAGAGCTCGGTCCTGCCCTGGATTGTTGCGTGTGGTGTTTGCCCAGAGGTTTATATGACAGTGACACACTTTTCCCCCAAAACATGtggttggttttgctttctgctcttcacCACTGGCACTGCTGGTGCTTGTGGTTTCACCGGAGAGCTGAAGCTGCTTGTTagcaattaattaattaagcAATTGTTAGAATTGCTTGGAAATAAATGCCAACTTGCAGGTCTGGCACTTTGGATCTTCAGTAAGCTTCACTTACCTTGtaactcctttttctttcagttcgGTGACCTCACATCCCTGTCCCCAACACTGCTGGACAAAGGTACCTCCTTTCCCTCAGGGGAAGTCCTTCTGGGTCAGGGTTGAATCCTTGGGGGAGGGGCAACCTTGTGCTGGCTCTTCCACCCTGCtctgttgggaaaaaaaaccttttccccTCCAGTCGCCACTCTCATGCCGAGACCTGTCCTTTGCAGATGACATTAGTGACCTGGGCAGCGAGGTGGACACGGACGCCCGGCACATGGGGGAACCGCTGGTAAAACGGGAGCGCAGCGACCCTGGCTACTCGCTGCAGGAGATCTGAAACGGGGACTCGGCTTTTCTCCAGCTGGATGAAGACATCCGGAGCCAGGTTTGGCGGTCACAAGCCTGAGTCTCCCCGTATCTGCGTCATTAGTGCCTCTTAGTTTCTCTTTATGTTTACTTGTGTGTGGGGATGAGCTCTGGGGGTGAGCCCGGGCGGGCAGTGGGACGGGGCTGGTTTGGCCACTTGCTTTCTTCCAGCGTGGCTGCTGGCCGGAGGGAGAAGGTCCAAAGTTGCTTCTGAGCGATGGGAGCCTCCACGGTCAGCAGTGGATCAGACGTGCCTGTCTGGGAGAGGCTGTCCTCCCCAGCCCGAGCGAGGCGGGCAAACAAGGCTTTCTCTTTCAGGGAaggtggtttgggtttcttcCCCACTTCTCAGACTTCACTGTGATACAAACTTGAACCAGTCAGTGCccaagaagaaggaaaaatacctgacccttctcctccagccttTCAAGAcaagctgtcctggctctgacTTTGCCAAATCACATGTTCCAGGAGCACAGGACGGTCTGTCTGTTGTATCcgcctggggagggggctccaGGCTGCACATCCATCGGGTCCCGGCGGAGCGGTGCACGTGCCTAACCTGGGACTGGCACATACATGCCCTGGGACTACGGGACACACATTCCCACCTGCTCCCGTGTCTCCCCAGCTTGGCATTTCATCACTGATCCGCGAATGCTCCTGGGACGCTGCCAGGCCAGCTCAAGATACCAAAGGACTCCGAGGAAGCAGCAGCCGGTCACAAAGTGTGTTCATTGCCCCCTGCGCTCCGATGCCCATGGGCAATCCCACGGGCAGTCCCCATCCTCGCCAGGGTACCTGGGCAGAGGGGAACTGGTCCCATGTCCTGGGTTTTGTAAAATTCTCGCTTGATGTCCTTCTAAAATGTGGAAGGTAGGGTGCAGCTGCCCGCGGGGCTGCGTCCGGAGCATGGGCGACGGTGTGCGACTGCAGTGCCTTAGGGTGGGCCAGCGTGCCTGCTTCCCCCCGCTCCGGGCGAGCCGGCGAGCTCGGGCGCTGATGGAACAGCCCGTCCCGTGTAGCAGCGGGGGACTGTCACGGCCCTGGGTACCCCCGATGCCACGGTGGCATTTCCCCTTGCTGTGTCGCTTCGCCTTCTCCTGCGGCATCGTTGCAGCGGTGGCtcctgtggggctgagctggaggagctTCTGCCTCGGCGGGGCTTTGttctccccttccctgtccTGTGGGGTGTGGGCTGATGGGGGCTacagggcagaggaggggggTGGAATCTGTTGTCAAGCcaaactgcaaaagcaaagcccCGGGGCAAATCTTTCTGTGAATAAAGGCCGTGTCATAAAtagcttttattattattattattatttctaatgaTACAGTATTTGATGTGAGCTTTCCAGGGGTCTCGTGTACATTTGCATATCAGAGTATATTCTATCCAAATATATTATTTACTCATTCCGAATGGTACTAAGGTAGCTgtgacactttaaaaaatattgctaatggaaagtaaaaagaaagtgtGTATAGTGACACATCTTTCCCTCTTACTGTCCTGTGCTTGTTGTCTGTCAGGGTGATGTTTGTAAATGTCTCATATTGAAGTAGCAGGAGACAAGTGAGAAAGCCGGATTTATCTGTAAATAACGACAAAGAATACTCCTTGGGTCAGAGTCCACCCTTCAGATCCTGCTAATGAGATAAGATGGTCTAAAAAACCAACTGAGCAACCAAGTCTTAAACTCCCCTGCTCCCACTGAGTGTGATATTAACTTCAGCTGGTGCATTGGCTCTTCTTTGCAGCCGCTACCAACCGGACCCAGCCACCTTCTGCTCACCATGGATGTGCAAATGAGATGCTCTGGAGCTCTGCAGCGCTGTGCAAGGAGTCTGGATAACCACCTAAACCCAATATGCACAAAATTCCCAGCTAAACCTGAATAGCAATAAACATGTATCAAATGCTCAGGCCTGTACAATAATTGTTGTGGtcccatttcttctttaatcACGGAAAGGGGATGTTGGGCAGATGCTGCAAGGCTGCAGcggcagggggagatgcaggatCTGCCCAGGACACTCTAATTAAAGCAGTTTTGGCCAGGGATCCAGCGCCTGCAGGAAGGCAGATGCACCATGCAAGTGGCTGGTTCGTGGGGGCAGCATGCCCATTACCCCAGAGTTCacggggcagggaaggggctgaaGGATCAGGCTGCTGCTAAGCACGGGGCCGTAAGAAGCATTTTCTAATTCCACTTCCAGACTGATTGTGGAGGATGGGAGCAGTGAGACAGGGATGTGACGAGGGACAGCTCGCTCCTGCTCTGACCCCTTGGGATGGGGAAGAGCCTCAACCCCTGCATCCCGGCTTGCTTCACGCTCCCTCTGGATTATGGGTTTTGCGGGGATGACTGGACCAGCCTGAGCATCTTCCTTCAGACATTGAGTCTCGGGGCTGGAACGGGGAGTTATTTCCcccagaggagcagagcagcacctcCTCACCCTGAGCATACCCAGCTGCAAGCGGGGAGAAAATGCTCCCATTaaaacaccccccccagccccggcttGCCCCTGGCTCCAGCGCCCCTCCTAGGTGGGCAAATCCCTGCAGAGGTGGTGTGAGCGTCACTGGGGGGTGGGCTggcgggctggggggctgccaggCTCAGGGACGGGACCCCTGTGGAGAACGGGGAAAGCCAGGGACGGGGCACGCAGGGGTGGGCAcagggggctctgcagcacCGGCAACACGCGGGACTCCAGGTGAGAGACAACTCGGAAGGGAGCGTTGGGTGGGTTAATCCCTGTAGCATCCTGACTGGCGGTGGATCTCCCTCCCACAGATTCAGGTGAGTGGTGTCCTCATTGTCACCTGCCACCGAGTGCCACCACCCATCAGGGACAGTGGCTGTCCCCGGTTTCCCTGCTGGGTGGCTCTCGGCCACCTTTCTCATCCCAGGACTTTCTTTTCCACCCACCATCCCACCGCAGTCCCCAAGCGGCAGAGAAATCCAGGAGGTGGCAGGGGACATGGAGGTGGCAGGGGGGTGACTCCAAGCACACCAACCCCAGGGAAACCAGGGGGGTGCAACATCCCAGAAGTGGTTTGGCATTGCCGCTCCCTGTGAGCTGTGCCAGAGGGATGAGCTTCCAGCTGGCTCCCATGCAGAGATGTGCCAGTCGGCAGGTTGAGGGCTCGGGGTGACGAGCCCTTGGCTGGTCCTTGTGGCCACAGGGCACAAACATCAGCTAAACCCTGCGCCTGGACAGAGGGGCTGAGGGCCAGCAGGGTTGGGCTCCCCAGCATCGACCCTTCCAAGTGGCAGCTCCAGTTCTCAGCCACctccacagccccccacccgctggcatcacccccagccccccagctgctgcccaacGCGGGGCTCAGGCAACAGGGACATGTTTCAGCCCAGACCTTCCCCACCTCACACTGAAGCTACCAGCCATCCTGCCCCAGAGCATCATCCCCTGTGATGGTGCCCTGGGCTTAACCCACTCTTGGGGCTCTTCTGATCCCTctcagtgggctggggggggtgtgtcttCAAGAAGGACACTTGCTGTCACTCTGGCAGCGCCAAGAGCCCAAAGGAAACCCTGGAGCAAACCCTCCATCCACCTCCATGCAACAGTTACTGTCCCTGCACAaaacagggaaactgaggcatgaaCTGAGGTGCCTCAGCCTCATAGCATCAGCTCACTACCCCTCTGGGTACcggtggtggtgctggtgctggtgcatACCCAGCCTTGCTCAGCAGTGGAGGCAGGAGGAGCCTGGCTGcccccagggctcagctggGGCCATTTAACCCACAGACTGGTTTCACCTGGAGCCTGATGGGTCTCAGGGCAGGTCCCTGACTGCCTGCTGGGAATCCCGGGCGGCCGCTCTTATAAACCAGCAGCCTGCTTGCTCtaggggttttttcttcctcgcttttcactttgtttcttaGGAGCCTTAGTTTGGAGGTGGTGAGGGTCTGTTGTCTGCAGGTCTTGAGGATGTAGTGTCAGGACTTTCTAcccttcccagcactgccaagcagGTAAGGACACAGCAAACTGCTatccctgggggctgcagcccagagcagggctctgccctggggctggtTGTGGTCAGGAAGCATCCCAGCACTGTCCTTCTCATCTGTGATGTCCTAGATGAAGGATGACCTCGTCATGTAGCTCTGGAGTGGCCTTAGGGCTCagttcccagcccagctgcagcaccccagTGCCAGTACAAAGAAATTCCTTCCCGGCGCTGCATCTCCTTTTGCCACAGAGCCACTCGCtctccctgctcagccaggaGGATATCCTTGAGAGCTTCAACAGGTACGTGGCTGCTGGGCTGTCTGTGCACACGGGCTCAGACCTGCTCTTGCCTTCTGTTTGTCTCCAGGACAATGTGTACCTTGTCTGGGGTGGGTTTAGGTTTGTGTTCTAGCACCAGGTGGCTCGCAGGGTGCAGGCTGACATCgctcccctgcagccagagcaAAGCTGGTGGGTGGCCCTGGCTCTCCCTGGTGTCTCCGCTCTCTGAACTGTTGCAGCTGAGACCAAGCAGGGCTGCACGTACCAAAGGCCACCAGCTCACacctgtgtccctgctgccctggcaggagctTCTGCAACGTGAACGATGCTCTGGGAGCTGATCTGTTGGACTGCAACTTCTCCATCCCTGACCCACAGCTGGTCCGCAGGATTGTGTCCCAGGTGGAGTTCTACCTCTCAGATGAGAACCTGGCTAAGGATGCCTTCCTCCTGAAACATGTCCAGAAGAACAAGATGGGCTTTGTCAGCATCAAACTGCTGACGTCCTTCAAGAAGGTAGGCGGCCCATGGTGCCGgccagctggggtgggaggtggaCTTTGTGTGGGGGTGTCTGGGTGTGCTCTGGCTGTCCCTGGGGGGGTGTATGGGGAGGTGGTGCTTGGGTTGTCTGTGTCCTGGCAAAGTGCTGgtggtgcagagctgggctctgctctctgcctttgatgtgctgcagcagctctcaaACGAGGGAGCGTGGCTGGGGAAGTGGCGAACGGTTCTCGGACCACCTTCAGGGCTAGATTCACCTCTTCTGCCCATAGTTCCCCCTGGCTGCTTGGGAAGAGATCATCCCTTAACTAAAAAAGCTGCAGGGAAGCACTGGTGGTGTGACATATGGGGAAGCCATAGCTTGTTGCCGCAGACCAACCGCGAAGATGCTCCCATGAAAGGGAGATGTTGCCTTTCCATTGCTTCAGGCTGATGGGGTTGCAGCCTGCGTGGATGATGGGTTTAGGGTGGTCCCTGCCTGGGGAGACTCATGGGAACTCAGCGGCCCCCTCTCTCCCACAGGTGAAATACCTGACACGCGACTGGCGGCTCACGCTCTATGCCCTGCAGTTCTCCGAGCTGCTGGAGGTGAACAAGGAGGGCACCAAAGTGAGGCGGCGGGTCCCCATCCCAGAGTCCCTGCTGAGCATCCCCcccagcaagctgctgctggcctgggagctgctgccccaggagcaggatgTGCTGCCGCTGCTGCAGAAGAATTTCCTGGAGACCATCACAAGGTTGTTCAGCCCCTTCGGGGCTATTGCCTCCATCCGCATCCTGCGCCCGGGCCGCAAGCTGCCCTCGGATGTACGAAAATACACGTCACGCTTCCCCGAGCTGCTGAGCAAGTGCTGTGCGCTGGTGGAGTACGAGAGCCTGGAAAGCGCCTGCAGGGCCTTCGAGGACCTGGGCCACCAAAGCCGACTGGGCAGTGAGAGCATCAAAGTGGTCCGGCTCTGCGGGAAGGGCTCCAAGAAGAAAGCTGGAGCTGAGAGGGAGGTGGCGAAGGAGCTGGGggaccagctgggctggaaggcaCAGGTGGCATCCACACCGGTACCCTACAGCATCGGGgactccctgctctgcagctccctggagCCAGACGGTGCCCTGGTGTCACGGTCCCCCCTCCTGAGCAAGGACCCCCCGGCACCCGACTGGCCCAGCGGTGACTTCAAGCCCAGCGCCTTCAGCAGTGCCTTCGCCGGGTCGCTGCTCACCAGCAAAGTCTTCCCTCCGCTGGGCACAGGCtggagcaccagcagctgctgcagcctttgctctggCCCCGAGAGCCGCAGCAGCTGGGGGAGTGGGCTGGGCGCTGGTgccccctggcacagccccgcTCTGGATGCCAGCCCTTTCCCCAgccgtgccctggcagccaagcGGGTGACAGAGCCCCTCAGCCTGCAGGATGGGGTCCTTCGCCTGCCCCACGGCCCCGATGGCACCAAgggcttctgcagcagctttgggAGAGGGGAGCTCGTCCTCCGGCACTGAGGATCCTTTCCGTTTGGGTTCtgggtttgtctttttttttcttttttttttttttcctcctctcgAGCAGCAGAACTCTCTGTGGCCCCCGAGAGCTGCGGGTGGTGGcggtgcagctgctgcaggggacaggAGTTTGGGGCAAGGACGATGCCTGGGGAGGGTCAGTGTGCGAGGTGAGATGCTGAGCAGCACCGGGAGCTGTGCCATGCTGAGGCCACTGTGCCCACCCGGGGTCCGGAGCAGCTCGCACCACCCCAGTGGCATCACTGGGGCAGCCCTAAGGAAGGGGCTcagccccccaacccccggcgcTGGGGTGCTGCCCCGAGGGGACCTCAGCTCGCACCCGCTGCCGGACCTGGCGAGGTGATGCCGCTTCCCGAAGGCTGCGTCGGCCCCAGGCTGTGGAGCTCAGGTGCGAAACGGGCAATAAAGGGACCAAGTTTCCAGGCACTTTCTGgctggtgtgggttttttggtgttttttttctgtttcccccTAGGGAGGCTGTTGCGGCCACCGAAGGCGCAGGCAGGCGAGGGGAGAGGGTCCTGCCTGGCAGGTGGCTCCTCCATCACCGCTGCTGGGGTGATACCGGGCTGTGCAGCTGAGCGTGGACGTGAGCAAGGGCAGGATTGTCCTGAGGCTTGGAAGGGCTTTGCACCGAgcgctgtccctgctgcaggggacGCTGGTTGTGTTCAAGGCTAAGGGGTGGCAGCCCTTGTTGTGGTGTGCGTCCAgtccccccctcagcccccaggTCTGCCCTTGTCCTGGGGGCTCTGTGCCACTTTCTGCGTGGGGCCGTGTCCATGGGTCCTGCAGGGACCTGTCTGTCGTAGCTATCCCCAAAGGGCTGCTTCCCCTGGGGAGAGGGACAGGGGAGTGGTCCTCTGGCAGGGGCTtggccctggggggggggggggggggcggtctCGGTGCCCTTTGGGGCTCGCTGGTTCTGACCTGGGGCTTCTGCACCTCTTGGGTGCCATTTCCCCATGTTCCCTCCCACACAGGCACGGAGCGGGATGGAGAAACAACATTTAATGGAAAACAATAAGACTTGCCAAAACATCAAACTTGCTAAATCCCACCCAGTACAGAGCACTCTTTGCTCCCACTCCCCCCAGTACAGAACAGTCCTCCCCTGatcccccctctccccacccctcatGTGGATTATGTGGATTTAATCCCCCCAGGCGCTGGCTCCCCCcttgctggggggcaggagccaggtgttctgcctcttgccctgctgctatggtgctgcaggtggggacgGTGACAGGTCCCAGTCCATGTCCCCCCACAGCTCCTGGGGCTCCATCTCAATGGTGTTGAACACCTCCAGGCTCACCAGGGAGTCCGTCATCTCGGAGACGCTGTAATCGCCATCGAACAGGTCTTCAGGCAGGGCGAGGGAGCTCAAGtcacagcagggcacagctgggctggtgtccccaggggtgGGGACGCTGCTGGGACCCTCCTGGATGTGCCCTGCCGTGTCCGAGGATAAACCAAAGAGCCTCAGGGCCTCCTGAAGAAGCACCTCTTCGGGCACATCATAGCTGTCTTCTAGATCCACAACCACTTGGTTGTGgggggcagcagaggggctgggggggacatggctgcctggggctgcccccgcAGGGGTGGCCGTGCTGCAGATGGTCTCTTCGGGCTGGCCCTGGATGAGCTGGGAGCCAGCAATGGATGTTGGCAGCACCAGGGGCGCCGGGGCCATGGCTCCCCCCTTCTGTGCGTCAGGCACAAGGTGTGGCAGTTGGCCCTGGGGGGTCCCGGAGTCCCCCCGGGCACCCCCCAGCAGAGAGGTGCTGCTGTAGTTGGCTATGGCGGTGACTGGTGgaggcaggatgctgctggtcCACTGAAGATGGAAGAAGCGGGGATCAAAGTAGCATCCGCACGGAgccctctgcagccctgcatgGGTGAGCGGGAGCCGTGCTGAGCTGGGGGGACCCTCCAgggccacccccccacccagccGGCCCCCAGCGCTGacatcccccagccctgcaccggGTGTGTGGGGAGCTCCCCGTGGGGTGAGCAGCTGTGCCGGGGGGACAGGGTCGCAAATTGCGGGTGGGGCGTGAGCCTTGGGGAATTCTCTGGAAATGGGATTTCCTGGGCACACACCAGCAGGCGAGGGCAGACACACTGGTGCAGGCTGCTGAACCCCCGCCCCGTGCGGAAACTGccagggaaggggggggtggggggggggggggtgccgaGGGGACAGGGGTGCCAGAGGGGACAGAAGTCTCCGTACCTGCGGGGGGCTCCAGGGGGACCTCGggtgcccaggctgcaggggggggctgctcctgcttggccggctgggacgggctggcgGAGCCTGGAAGAGAGACAGGAGCGGTGGCCGGGGCTCGCCTCCACCGGTGCCCCCGGGAGCGTCCCCGGGCTGGGCGGCTGGGTCGGTTCCTACCTTGGGGGCAGAAGGATTTGGGGAGCTCAAAGTTGGGAAGCAGCTGGAGCATCGGGGGGCCCCAGGGGCTGCACCCCgagggctgcagaggtgggagcTGCAGCGGGGGCCGCACCATGGTCCCTCCTGCCTCGGCTGCCAAGGACTCTCGGCCGTAACCAGGGTGCAATGTTGGGGCGCCCCGTGTTCCAACGgccccggcggccccgccccccggcggggcaggggttaagggggctgcaggcagctctcgGCGTGGGGGCAGGTGCCTTCGGCTGGAAGCCTCGGTCCCTTCCCCGAGCTGGGACACGCTGGGGGTCAGCGGGACGGGCAGGGAGCCCCATGCGGGGGCGCTGGGCCGGAGGGGGGGCTGTgcggggggctgtggggccgGCAGG
Coding sequences:
- the LOC102047391 gene encoding la-related protein 6-like; this encodes MTSSCSSGVALGLSSQPSCSTPVPVQRNSFPALHLLLPQSHSLSLLSQEDILESFNRSFCNVNDALGADLLDCNFSIPDPQLVRRIVSQVEFYLSDENLAKDAFLLKHVQKNKMGFVSIKLLTSFKKVKYLTRDWRLTLYALQFSELLEVNKEGTKVRRRVPIPESLLSIPPSKLLLAWELLPQEQDVLPLLQKNFLETITRLFSPFGAIASIRILRPGRKLPSDVRKYTSRFPELLSKCCALVEYESLESACRAFEDLGHQSRLGSESIKVVRLCGKGSKKKAGAEREVAKELGDQLGWKAQVASTPVPYSIGDSLLCSSLEPDGALVSRSPLLSKDPPAPDWPSGDFKPSAFSSAFAGSLLTSKVFPPLGTGWSTSSCCSLCSGPESRSSWGSGLGAGAPWHSPALDASPFPSRALAAKRVTEPLSLQDGVLRLPHGPDGTKGFCSSFGRGELVLRH